A DNA window from Planctomycetota bacterium contains the following coding sequences:
- a CDS encoding chromophore lyase CpcT/CpeT has translation MKLSAKWTANLLLAGCGTVGQYKPPLPPPPSERVDQVWRWMGGTFSSSMQAMSDANDPPMTLHMQPIWKDRTDGRWLYVEKAPSKSPGQPLQQSVYQLVDRDNGDVEIRLYEFPSDPDVYTGAWKHQNPLDRFLPSQLVPRSGCGIRLKASSGNQWRGSTTGQNCACSKGGATYATCEVSLSAEEFDVWERGFDDAGKQIWGPTKGPDQFKRQP, from the coding sequence ATGAAACTAAGCGCCAAATGGACCGCCAATTTACTGCTTGCCGGGTGCGGCACCGTCGGCCAATACAAGCCTCCCCTGCCCCCTCCGCCAAGCGAGAGGGTGGATCAGGTGTGGCGCTGGATGGGGGGTACATTTTCAAGCTCCATGCAAGCCATGTCGGACGCAAATGATCCGCCCATGACGCTCCATATGCAGCCCATTTGGAAGGACCGGACCGACGGCCGATGGCTGTACGTCGAGAAAGCTCCTTCGAAATCCCCGGGCCAACCGCTTCAGCAGAGCGTGTACCAGCTCGTGGACCGGGACAATGGAGATGTCGAAATTCGCCTCTACGAGTTTCCCAGCGACCCGGATGTGTATACCGGCGCTTGGAAACACCAGAATCCGCTTGACCGATTCCTTCCCTCCCAGCTCGTCCCGCGATCGGGTTGCGGGATTCGGCTGAAAGCCTCGTCGGGGAACCAATGGCGCGGCTCAACGACCGGTCAAAACTGTGCGTGCTCCAAGGGCGGCGCTACTTATGCGACCTGCGAGGTGAGCCTGTCCGCGGAAGAATTCGATGTGTGGGAGCGCGGATTTGACGATGCCGGCAAGCAAATCTGGGGACCGACAAAAGGGCCCGACCAATTCAAGAGGCAGCCCTGA
- a CDS encoding 3-hydroxybutyryl-CoA dehydrogenase (converts (S)-3-hydroxybutanoyl-CoA to 3-acetoacetyl-CoA): MGAGIAFVAAMSGIDTFQMDVKSEQLDRARAYHKKTADRSVEKKRMSQTEADAALARIHYVASMDQAKGAEWVIEAATENVELKKKIFREMQSHFPAPAILSTNTSSISITEIAAAVGADAPRVIGMHFFNPVPVMALVEVIKGSATSPETTQRTIDLAKRLGKTPVPAHDRAGFVSNRVLMPMINEAFYAWMDGVAQPEDIDQIMKLGCNFPMGPLRLADFIGLDVCHDIMMVMHRELGNPKYFPCPLLRQLVTAGRLGDKSGRGVFEYPQK; this comes from the coding sequence ATGGGTGCGGGCATCGCTTTTGTCGCGGCAATGAGCGGGATCGACACGTTTCAGATGGATGTGAAGTCTGAACAGCTCGATCGTGCCCGCGCCTATCACAAGAAGACTGCCGATCGCAGCGTCGAGAAGAAGCGAATGTCCCAGACGGAAGCGGATGCGGCTCTTGCGAGGATTCATTACGTCGCTTCCATGGATCAAGCGAAAGGCGCGGAGTGGGTCATCGAGGCGGCCACCGAAAATGTCGAATTGAAGAAGAAGATCTTTCGCGAGATGCAATCGCACTTCCCGGCGCCCGCGATCTTGTCCACCAACACCAGCAGCATTTCAATCACCGAGATCGCCGCCGCGGTCGGAGCGGATGCACCGCGGGTGATCGGCATGCACTTCTTCAACCCGGTCCCTGTGATGGCGCTGGTCGAAGTGATCAAGGGATCGGCCACCAGTCCGGAGACCACTCAACGAACGATTGATCTTGCAAAAAGACTTGGAAAAACACCGGTCCCAGCCCATGACCGGGCGGGATTCGTCTCGAACCGGGTGCTGATGCCGATGATCAATGAGGCCTTTTATGCCTGGATGGATGGGGTGGCACAGCCTGAGGACATCGATCAAATCATGAAATTGGGCTGCAATTTCCCCATGGGCCCGCTGCGCCTTGCGGATTTCATCGGGCTGGATGTCTGCCACGACATCATGATGGTGATGCACCGCGAGCTCGGGAATCCGAAGTACTTTCCTTGTCCGCTGCTGAGGCAACTGGTGACTGCGGGGCGGCTGGGGGACAAGAGCGGCCGGGGAGTCTTCGAGTATCCGCAGAAATAG
- a CDS encoding isocitrate lyase/phosphoenolpyruvate mutase family protein: MQQSTSEHPGRTLRGLMSRGTVMVPGAFNALVAKAVQKAGFEAVYISGGATANVSGYPDVGLITLTEMARTIREIADAGRLPVIADADTGYGEVESCVRTVVEYERAGAAALHIEDQVFPKRCGHLDGKEVISAKAMVDKVSAMAKHRITPEFVIIARTDARHVTNFADAVQRANQYREAGADVIFPEGLQSEAEFRDFAKESPGPLLANMTEFGKTPDISAARFGELGYALVIYPLSMMRLAMGEVTRGLSSLKKHGSVREVLPQMQTRKDLYSLLDYEPGSEWNFPGNGA, from the coding sequence ATGCAACAGAGCACGTCCGAGCATCCTGGGCGCACACTTCGCGGCCTGATGTCGCGCGGAACGGTGATGGTTCCCGGCGCCTTTAACGCGCTGGTGGCCAAGGCCGTTCAAAAGGCTGGTTTTGAGGCGGTCTACATCTCGGGCGGCGCCACGGCAAATGTCTCGGGATACCCCGACGTCGGCCTGATCACGCTGACTGAAATGGCCCGAACCATCCGGGAAATCGCTGATGCCGGCCGGTTGCCGGTGATCGCAGACGCCGACACGGGCTATGGCGAGGTGGAAAGCTGTGTGCGGACCGTCGTGGAATACGAGCGAGCCGGCGCCGCTGCGCTGCACATCGAGGATCAGGTTTTTCCAAAGCGGTGCGGACACCTGGACGGCAAGGAAGTCATCAGTGCCAAGGCGATGGTCGACAAGGTCAGCGCCATGGCGAAGCACCGGATCACTCCCGAGTTTGTGATCATCGCGCGGACCGACGCGCGGCACGTCACCAATTTTGCCGACGCCGTTCAACGCGCCAATCAATATCGGGAAGCCGGGGCCGATGTGATCTTTCCAGAAGGGCTGCAAAGCGAGGCCGAATTCCGGGACTTCGCCAAGGAGTCGCCTGGCCCCCTGCTCGCCAACATGACCGAGTTCGGCAAGACGCCAGACATCTCTGCGGCCAGGTTCGGAGAGCTCGGTTACGCGTTGGTGATCTATCCGCTCAGCATGATGCGCCTGGCCATGGGGGAGGTGACACGGGGTCTTTCTTCGCTGAAAAAGCATGGGTCCGTGAGGGAAGTGCTTCCCCAAATGCAGACTCGGAAAGATCTCTATTCACTTTTGGACTACGAGCCCGGGTCGGAATGGAACTTCCCCGGCAATGGCGCGTGA
- a CDS encoding citrate synthase (catalyzes the formation of citrate from acetyl-CoA and oxaloacetate), with amino-acid sequence MSTSTASKQPDTRGLAGQTVGDTSVCAVTQTELLYRGYEIADLAAHATFEEVAYLLLVGHKPTDAELKKFKSDIVAQRKIPVPVRDAVAQFAVSHPQAHPMNVLRTGVSLLSHTDPDCEDNSPAAELRKSMRLLAQIPMLIGICQRSREKKPILEPDASLGHAANLLWMINGRKPSELEARIMDVSLMLYAEHDFNASTFACRVIASTESDLHSAVCGGIGALKGPLHGGANEMAMEMLKEIDRDCSGGSITVEAWMQRAFVEKRKLMGFGHRVYKNGDHRAGILRSWGLKLAEQIGPGAKKWFDIGDRVQAIMLKDKAIHPNVDFPCGMTYFILGIPVPQYTPIFVASRITGWAAHIMEQHANNRIIRPLADYQGPPPRKWKA; translated from the coding sequence ATGAGCACCTCAACCGCTTCCAAGCAACCCGACACCCGCGGACTCGCGGGGCAGACCGTTGGCGACACTTCCGTCTGTGCCGTCACGCAAACCGAACTTCTCTACCGCGGCTACGAGATTGCCGATCTCGCCGCCCACGCGACCTTCGAGGAAGTTGCGTATCTCCTGCTGGTGGGCCACAAGCCCACGGACGCCGAACTGAAGAAATTCAAGAGCGACATCGTCGCCCAGCGAAAAATCCCCGTGCCGGTGCGGGATGCGGTGGCGCAGTTCGCCGTGAGCCATCCCCAGGCGCATCCCATGAACGTGCTGCGCACGGGTGTGAGCCTGCTCTCCCATACGGATCCCGATTGTGAGGACAATTCCCCGGCGGCCGAACTGCGGAAAAGCATGAGGCTTCTGGCCCAGATTCCGATGCTCATCGGGATCTGCCAGCGATCGCGTGAAAAGAAGCCCATCCTCGAGCCGGATGCCTCCCTGGGCCATGCAGCCAACCTGCTCTGGATGATCAATGGGCGAAAGCCAAGCGAGCTCGAGGCCCGCATCATGGATGTGAGCCTGATGCTCTACGCCGAACACGATTTCAACGCCAGCACGTTCGCCTGCCGGGTCATCGCCAGCACTGAATCGGACCTCCACAGCGCGGTCTGCGGCGGCATCGGAGCGCTCAAGGGCCCGCTGCACGGGGGAGCCAACGAGATGGCCATGGAGATGCTCAAGGAGATCGACCGGGACTGCTCCGGGGGCAGCATCACCGTTGAAGCATGGATGCAGAGGGCCTTCGTCGAGAAGCGCAAGCTCATGGGCTTTGGACATCGCGTGTACAAAAATGGAGATCACCGAGCGGGCATTCTTCGATCCTGGGGTCTCAAGCTGGCCGAGCAGATCGGCCCCGGCGCCAAGAAATGGTTTGACATCGGGGATCGGGTCCAGGCGATCATGCTCAAGGACAAGGCGATCCATCCCAATGTCGATTTCCCCTGCGGGATGACCTATTTCATTCTCGGAATTCCGGTGCCGCAATACACGCCCATCTTCGTGGCCAGCCGCATCACCGGCTGGGCCGCCCACATCATGGAGCAGCATGCCAACAATCGGATCATCCGCCCGCTCGCCGATTATCAGGGGCCGCCTCCACGCAAGTGGAAGGCATAG
- a CDS encoding PQQ-like beta-propeller repeat protein has protein sequence MQKFHHSIACSLMFLASAFLATTAASSSPRLTDQASAAKSKLDTLKDEADANYLAKPHDITPLGLRSHWQAKIPHAGTAPLAGMSLDGTEIFTWDHFGVVTRVKPDTGGVLWQGSTQSTLDKIYGVNISPAGTTPAAIALTDAATVAFEDGSGALLAQQSLRRVPATAGATNGKYVVFGDSEGRVIWLKLVESNIAKVSTQRDAPGEYSTNDDRSLRRTVECLEEMGAMSLGKIVIPPVVVPGVGVLTVSTGGEVCLFHATNAKPIWKYKSNAPFVSKPSVLNGIAYVSGKDQYLHAIDLKTGQSNWNWFTQSPLVNPPLAAGDLVALQVPEEGLVAFSTTPGDKVSGLVQWKSKAAGNAITRINDGFILWDETSRTMSLVETKAGGITATATFPNAVWVASTAPVDGTILLLSSDGRLQQLRPIEATKSAAPAVPVDTKPAAGKDATLKAEAAASAGTP, from the coding sequence ATGCAAAAATTCCATCATTCCATTGCCTGCAGCCTGATGTTCCTGGCCAGCGCCTTTCTGGCAACCACGGCGGCTTCCTCCTCACCCCGTCTGACAGACCAGGCCTCGGCTGCCAAAAGCAAGCTGGACACCTTGAAGGATGAGGCCGATGCGAATTACCTCGCGAAGCCGCATGACATCACGCCGCTTGGTTTGCGAAGCCACTGGCAGGCGAAGATCCCCCATGCCGGCACCGCCCCACTCGCGGGCATGAGCCTTGATGGAACTGAAATTTTCACCTGGGACCATTTCGGCGTGGTGACCCGCGTAAAGCCGGACACCGGCGGAGTGCTTTGGCAGGGTTCGACCCAGAGCACGCTCGACAAAATCTACGGCGTCAATATTTCCCCGGCAGGCACGACTCCCGCCGCCATCGCCCTGACCGACGCGGCTACGGTCGCCTTTGAGGATGGAAGCGGTGCCCTTCTGGCCCAGCAATCCCTTCGCCGCGTTCCCGCCACCGCCGGTGCCACCAACGGCAAATATGTGGTGTTCGGCGACTCCGAGGGACGGGTCATCTGGCTCAAGCTCGTGGAATCCAACATCGCCAAGGTCTCGACCCAGCGCGACGCACCCGGCGAATATTCAACCAACGACGACCGCAGCCTGCGCCGCACCGTCGAGTGCCTGGAGGAGATGGGTGCGATGTCGCTGGGGAAAATTGTGATTCCCCCGGTGGTGGTGCCTGGTGTCGGAGTGCTGACCGTGAGCACCGGCGGCGAAGTCTGCCTCTTTCATGCGACAAACGCCAAACCGATCTGGAAATACAAGAGCAACGCACCGTTCGTGAGCAAGCCCTCGGTGCTCAACGGCATCGCGTACGTCTCCGGGAAGGACCAGTATCTGCACGCCATCGACCTTAAGACGGGGCAATCCAACTGGAACTGGTTCACGCAATCACCCTTGGTCAACCCACCGCTTGCAGCCGGAGATCTGGTGGCCCTGCAAGTTCCCGAAGAGGGCTTGGTGGCCTTCAGCACGACTCCCGGCGACAAGGTGAGCGGGCTTGTTCAGTGGAAGTCCAAAGCAGCCGGCAATGCCATCACTCGAATCAATGACGGATTCATCCTGTGGGACGAGACCAGCCGCACCATGTCGCTGGTCGAGACCAAGGCGGGCGGCATCACGGCGACTGCGACGTTCCCCAATGCGGTGTGGGTCGCCTCCACCGCCCCAGTTGATGGAACCATTCTGCTGCTTTCCTCCGATGGTCGATTGCAGCAGCTCCGGCCCATTGAGGCGACAAAATCCGCGGCACCCGCTGTGCCGGTG